A window from Acidobacteriota bacterium encodes these proteins:
- the yajC gene encoding preprotein translocase subunit YajC → MSPHDIDALLAMAQPAGQQPGPFIQFLPLILILGIFYVIIWLPMKRRQNKIREFQAALKVGEKIVTTSGIYGSITKLHDKSVQVQIADRVRIEIARSAIGGYQGQDPVVQDGSGS, encoded by the coding sequence ATGAGTCCGCACGACATCGACGCGCTGCTCGCCATGGCCCAGCCGGCCGGCCAGCAGCCGGGGCCGTTCATCCAGTTCCTGCCGCTGATTCTGATCCTCGGTATCTTCTACGTGATCATCTGGTTGCCGATGAAGCGGCGGCAGAACAAGATCCGGGAGTTCCAGGCAGCGCTGAAGGTCGGCGAGAAGATCGTCACGACCAGCGGCATCTACGGTTCCATCACGAAGCTGCACGACAAGTCGGTGCAGGTGCAGATCGCCGACCGGGTGCGGATCGAGATCGCACGCAGCGCCATCGGCGGTTATCAGGGCCAGGATCCCGTGGTGCAGGACGGGAGCGGCTCGTAG
- the tgt gene encoding tRNA guanosine(34) transglycosylase Tgt, whose amino-acid sequence MTQRAVFEVEARDGRARRGRLLTPHGAVETPAFMPVGTAGAVKGMTARELAAAGAGMVLANTYHLHLRPGDELIARRGGLHRFMGWSGPILTDSGGYQVFSLAARRVIGEEGVRFRSHLDGSEHELTPESATEIQARLGSDVAMAFDECTPWPASVEEARLSMERTLRWARRSRERHDLLSGSPLGAGAAMTTPGQLQFGIVQGGMYPALRERSARETIALGFHAYAIGGLSVGEPTPVMYDVAGAAAGMLPSDRPRYLMGVGMPDDLVESVARGIDLFDCVLPTRNARNGQLFTGRGPLSIKAAAYAEDDRPVDPECACYTCSHFSRAYLRHLHVAREITGAVLNTVHNLHFYLDTMRRIRDAIQSGGFERFRQAFHHAYRRRPRPETPEALTHQ is encoded by the coding sequence ATGACGCAGAGGGCCGTTTTCGAGGTGGAAGCGCGCGACGGCCGCGCGCGCCGCGGCCGTCTGCTGACCCCGCACGGCGCGGTCGAGACGCCGGCGTTCATGCCCGTCGGGACCGCGGGCGCGGTCAAGGGGATGACGGCGCGGGAGCTCGCCGCGGCCGGCGCCGGCATGGTGCTGGCCAACACTTACCATCTTCACCTGCGGCCGGGCGACGAGCTCATCGCGCGGCGGGGCGGCCTGCATCGCTTCATGGGGTGGTCGGGGCCGATCCTGACCGACAGCGGCGGGTACCAGGTCTTCAGTCTGGCCGCCCGCCGCGTCATCGGCGAGGAAGGCGTGCGCTTCCGGTCGCACCTCGACGGCAGCGAGCACGAGCTGACGCCGGAGAGCGCCACCGAGATCCAGGCCCGGCTCGGCAGCGACGTCGCGATGGCGTTCGACGAGTGCACGCCCTGGCCGGCGTCGGTCGAAGAGGCGCGTCTCTCCATGGAGCGGACCCTGCGGTGGGCGCGGCGCTCGCGGGAGCGTCACGACCTGCTGTCGGGTTCGCCGCTCGGCGCCGGGGCCGCCATGACGACCCCGGGTCAGCTTCAGTTCGGCATCGTGCAGGGCGGCATGTATCCGGCGCTGCGCGAGCGCAGCGCACGCGAGACGATCGCGCTCGGCTTCCACGCCTATGCGATAGGCGGGTTGAGCGTGGGAGAGCCGACGCCCGTGATGTACGACGTGGCAGGCGCTGCGGCCGGCATGCTGCCGTCCGACCGGCCGAGGTATCTGATGGGGGTCGGCATGCCGGACGATCTGGTCGAGTCGGTAGCCCGCGGGATCGATCTGTTCGACTGCGTGCTGCCGACCCGCAACGCGCGCAACGGGCAGCTCTTTACGGGGCGCGGACCGCTCTCCATCAAGGCCGCGGCCTACGCGGAGGACGACCGCCCGGTCGATCCCGAGTGCGCGTGCTACACGTGCTCCCACTTCTCGCGGGCCTACCTTCGCCACCTGCACGTGGCCAGGGAGATCACCGGCGCCGTGCTCAACACCGTCCACAATCTGCACTTCTACCTTGACACGATGCGGCGGATCAGGGACGCTATCCAGTCGGGCGGTTTCGAACGGTTCCGGCAAGCCTTCCACCACGCGTACCGTCGCCGGCCGAGACCGGAAACCCCGGAAGCTTTGACGCACCAATGA
- a CDS encoding D-alanine--D-alanine ligase, with protein sequence MGRLRIGVIYGGRSSEHEVSLASAAAIFRHVDRDRYEPIPLLIDKSGRWTVADRPPEIESAGEVIDDARRASSLPAERQTEVHLVAHPTPSPLLTIDRDPGPRASAATRATGRASVAELALDVVFPIVHGPFGEDGSLQGLLELANVPYVGAGVLASAVAMDKAVAKVLFTAHGLPVVPGRVVGGVEWENDPGGVLERLEAGLGYPVFVKPANLGSSVGVSRATDAETLRSALDEAWAFDDKLLVEHAVPAAREIEVSVLGNEAPEASVPGEVIPPPGGFYDYEAKYLDDRSRIVIPAPLSAERTAQVRALALDAYRALDCAGMARVDFLLDESGDRLYVNEANTLPGFTAISQYAKLWEASGLSYPTLIDRLIDLAITRHRRRRRLRSSLTDTAQEPAPQ encoded by the coding sequence GTGGGCCGGCTTCGCATTGGCGTCATCTACGGCGGCCGATCGAGCGAGCACGAAGTGTCGCTCGCATCCGCGGCCGCCATATTCAGGCACGTCGACCGCGACCGCTACGAGCCGATCCCCCTCCTCATCGACAAGTCCGGGCGCTGGACGGTTGCGGACCGACCGCCGGAGATCGAGTCTGCGGGCGAGGTCATCGACGACGCCCGCAGGGCTTCGAGCCTGCCGGCGGAACGGCAGACCGAGGTGCACCTGGTCGCCCATCCGACACCGAGCCCCCTCCTGACCATCGACCGGGATCCAGGTCCGCGGGCGTCCGCGGCAACTCGCGCGACGGGCCGTGCAAGCGTAGCCGAGCTCGCACTCGACGTCGTGTTTCCGATCGTCCACGGGCCATTCGGTGAGGACGGCTCCCTGCAGGGGCTGCTGGAGCTGGCGAACGTGCCCTACGTCGGGGCCGGCGTTCTGGCCTCGGCCGTCGCCATGGACAAGGCGGTGGCGAAGGTGCTCTTCACGGCGCATGGACTGCCGGTGGTCCCGGGCCGCGTGGTCGGCGGCGTCGAGTGGGAGAACGACCCCGGCGGGGTCCTCGAGCGACTCGAAGCCGGCCTCGGCTACCCGGTGTTCGTCAAGCCGGCCAATCTCGGATCGAGCGTCGGCGTCTCCCGCGCGACCGACGCGGAAACGTTGCGCTCCGCGCTCGACGAGGCGTGGGCTTTCGACGACAAGCTCCTCGTCGAGCATGCGGTGCCCGCTGCGCGGGAGATCGAGGTGTCCGTCCTCGGCAACGAGGCCCCGGAGGCATCCGTGCCGGGCGAAGTGATCCCACCGCCCGGCGGGTTCTACGACTACGAGGCGAAGTACCTGGACGACCGGTCCAGAATCGTCATCCCGGCGCCGCTCTCCGCGGAGCGTACGGCGCAGGTGCGCGCGCTGGCCCTCGACGCATACCGCGCCCTCGACTGCGCCGGCATGGCGCGGGTCGATTTTCTGCTGGACGAATCCGGCGACCGGCTGTACGTCAACGAGGCGAACACGCTGCCCGGGTTCACCGCGATCAGCCAGTACGCCAAGCTGTGGGAGGCGTCGGGATTGTCTTACCCGACATTGATCGACCGCTTGATCGATCTCGCGATCACGCGTCATCGGCGCCGGCGGCGGCTGCGCTCCAGCCTGACCGACACGGCTCAAGAACCTGCGCCGCAGTAG
- a CDS encoding deoxynucleoside kinase, translating into MDFRHIAIEGPIAVGKGALTERLAARLDAGVILDDTENPFLADFYAGRAGAAFQAQLFSLLARHRQQIGLRQSDLFNRLTISDYLFDKDKIYAHLNLDDNELFIYQRLYDLLAPDIVAPDLVIYLQTPTDLLRQRARARGGGGEIEAAPGDRYLGELNEAYHHFFFHYTATPLLVVEMSDSDRAWGEPALDDLLKQIEGMGGRTRYYVPRMAV; encoded by the coding sequence GTGGACTTTCGGCACATCGCGATCGAGGGCCCGATAGCCGTCGGCAAGGGAGCCCTCACCGAGCGTCTCGCGGCGCGGCTCGACGCCGGAGTGATTCTGGACGACACGGAGAACCCGTTTCTCGCCGACTTCTATGCGGGCCGAGCCGGCGCGGCCTTCCAGGCCCAGCTCTTCTCCCTGCTGGCGCGCCATCGGCAGCAGATCGGGCTGCGGCAGTCCGATCTCTTCAACCGCCTGACCATCTCCGACTACCTGTTCGACAAGGACAAGATCTACGCGCACCTCAACCTCGACGACAACGAGCTCTTCATCTATCAGCGGCTCTACGACCTGCTGGCGCCGGATATCGTCGCGCCGGACCTCGTGATCTACCTCCAAACCCCCACCGACCTCCTGCGGCAGCGGGCGCGCGCCCGGGGAGGGGGCGGCGAAATCGAAGCCGCGCCGGGTGACCGCTATCTCGGCGAGCTGAACGAGGCCTACCATCACTTCTTCTTTCACTACACCGCTACACCCTTGCTGGTAGTGGAGATGTCCGATTCAGATCGCGCGTGGGGCGAGCCGGCGCTCGACGATCTGCTGAAGCAGATCGAGGGCATGGGCGGCCGCACGCGGTACTACGTGCCGCGCATGGCCGTGTAG
- a CDS encoding bifunctional folylpolyglutamate synthase/dihydrofolate synthase, translated as MVIRSPACPQPEDPLSYLFGLQRFGIKLGLGNMHALTAALAHPERHFRSVLIAGTNGKGSVAAMVERGLRAAGYSTGLYTSPHLINLSERFALDGRAVDDAVLLKEAEHLRATIERLRASGRLAHPPTFFEATTALALSLFRRREIDIAVLEVGMGGRFDATNVVHPQAVGIPSIDLDHQQHLGATLAEIAFEKAGVIKPRTVVVSAEEKAEARDVLLRAAAARGARFIDAGAEVDARWHIDAGVTRIEKLRTPRASYGPLRFALRGRHQLRNAAVAVRLLEELSPVGGPSTRAAIEEALASVRWRGRLEWVDCAAGRRILVDPAHNVAAAEALGAYVTEICPTGLPFVFGTLSDKDGAGMLAALGNAVSRIICSPIANPRGRPARDLAAAARSTRPDVPVEFAASPVAALASAWRTGPLAVVAGSMYLVGEVLHEFDRGRLGPRAGPEQE; from the coding sequence ATGGTCATCCGGTCGCCCGCCTGCCCGCAGCCCGAGGATCCGCTCTCCTATCTGTTCGGCCTGCAGCGGTTCGGCATCAAGCTCGGCCTCGGGAACATGCACGCGCTCACCGCGGCGCTCGCGCATCCGGAACGGCACTTCCGATCGGTGCTGATCGCGGGCACCAACGGCAAGGGCTCGGTTGCCGCGATGGTGGAGCGGGGGCTGCGCGCGGCGGGATACTCCACCGGTCTCTACACTTCGCCGCACCTGATCAATCTCAGCGAACGGTTCGCCCTCGACGGCCGTGCCGTGGACGACGCCGTCCTCCTGAAGGAAGCGGAGCATCTCCGGGCGACGATCGAGCGGCTCCGCGCATCCGGACGGCTCGCCCACCCACCCACGTTCTTCGAAGCGACCACGGCTCTGGCGCTCTCCCTCTTCCGGCGTCGGGAGATCGACATCGCGGTCCTCGAGGTGGGCATGGGCGGCCGCTTCGACGCCACGAACGTGGTGCACCCGCAGGCCGTCGGCATCCCGTCCATCGATCTCGATCATCAACAGCACCTGGGTGCGACGCTTGCCGAGATCGCCTTCGAGAAGGCGGGCGTCATCAAGCCGCGCACCGTGGTCGTGAGCGCGGAGGAGAAGGCGGAGGCGCGCGACGTGCTGCTGCGGGCGGCGGCCGCGCGGGGCGCCCGGTTCATCGACGCCGGGGCGGAGGTGGACGCGCGCTGGCACATCGACGCCGGGGTCACCCGGATCGAGAAGCTGAGAACGCCCCGTGCGAGCTACGGTCCCCTGCGCTTCGCGCTGCGAGGACGGCACCAGCTCCGGAACGCGGCGGTGGCGGTGCGACTGCTGGAAGAGCTGTCGCCTGTCGGGGGACCATCGACCCGCGCCGCGATCGAGGAGGCCCTCGCGAGCGTGCGGTGGCGTGGACGCCTGGAATGGGTCGACTGCGCCGCCGGACGGCGCATCCTCGTCGACCCGGCCCACAACGTGGCCGCCGCCGAGGCCCTCGGCGCCTACGTGACCGAGATCTGCCCCACCGGCCTGCCTTTCGTGTTCGGCACGCTCTCCGACAAGGACGGGGCCGGCATGCTGGCCGCGCTCGGCAACGCCGTGAGCCGGATCATCTGCTCACCGATCGCCAACCCGCGAGGGAGGCCCGCGCGGGATCTCGCCGCTGCGGCTCGCTCCACCCGGCCCGACGTGCCGGTCGAGTTCGCCGCCTCGCCGGTCGCCGCGCTCGCTTCCGCCTGGCGGACCGGGCCCCTGGCGGTGGTCGCCGGCTCGATGTATCTCGTGGGCGAGGTCCTGCACGAGTTCGACCGGGGCCGCCTCGGCCCGCGAGCCGGTCCCGAGCAGGAGTAG
- a CDS encoding LPS-assembly protein LptD, with the protein MRAVPGTRDHPPFSAGRARPSSGVRFSLAGLLAIVLLPDAAAAQFFASLPFDHKQFNLQMISADHLRLTGEVELEGDTFDFYADQVDIYLDDPEEAPEDSASETPPADGAVPDNEDPDGDNASDDDAPALRLVASGNVVFSAPEVRLSADRVEYWTDDQRAVFHEAHGWIDLGEEVDRSMFGTQEPDLLFHGQMIERIGPRSYRITKGAFTSCLQPTPRWQLVATSLTLNLDSYAWILHPVLKVKGVPVFYMPGLLYPIQEDGRATGFLMPTFGASTYQGSSFSNAFFWAIDRSQDATFYHDWFTQHGGDGRGAEYRYTRGGGSQGDFRMYRLNEPEADIASRGRTRTRPERRSYEFRGNARHGLPGDWTARAQVDYFTDITVRQTYHTNVFDASNSRRTASGNVSGPVGEYELSGTYDLNETFFGGTDSALNGAGPRIGFGRGKTELFGTPMYVSFDAEYARLLRQSRRVRNEVAQEVDSGLSRFDLYPVLQIPFNRWPFLKIDSTAAWRATYWDESLVDMPETAASTGGREQVAVGVGRQFYELSTRATGPSFVKIWDTPDSGYSERMKHLIEPWTGISRVSAIDDFDRIVRIEGIDSIVGNVWRVEYGLDTRLYARVFEGGPESVAREILSASVTQSYYTDENAAQYDRSFRTSFSGTPPSNFSPMSVIVRAEPTREIGGTLRMEFDPDFARRAYVPLLRAGAMRTISAEGSYEVGGWLSTNGGWSQRRFIEGLPGFDNPARLDNYINSSTSFRTSDNGFGGLYNFNYDIRRGRFLAQMIRLYYNAQCCGLRVDYQVFNFEGLGSRALVERDRRVTVSFTLAGLGTFTNNFGGTGGRYR; encoded by the coding sequence ATGCGCGCAGTGCCGGGAACCCGCGATCACCCCCCCTTTTCCGCCGGCCGCGCGCGACCGTCGTCCGGGGTACGATTCTCTCTGGCCGGCCTGCTGGCGATCGTGCTGCTCCCCGATGCAGCGGCGGCGCAGTTCTTTGCGAGTCTGCCTTTCGACCACAAGCAGTTCAATCTGCAGATGATCAGCGCCGACCACCTGCGCCTGACCGGAGAGGTGGAGCTCGAGGGCGACACTTTCGACTTCTACGCCGACCAGGTCGACATCTACCTGGACGACCCGGAAGAAGCGCCGGAGGACTCCGCGAGCGAAACGCCACCCGCCGACGGCGCCGTTCCGGACAACGAAGATCCGGACGGCGACAACGCGAGCGACGACGATGCTCCCGCGCTCCGGCTGGTCGCCTCCGGCAACGTCGTCTTCTCGGCGCCCGAGGTCCGTCTCTCCGCAGATCGGGTGGAGTACTGGACCGACGATCAGCGAGCCGTGTTCCACGAGGCGCACGGCTGGATCGACCTGGGCGAGGAGGTCGATCGGAGCATGTTCGGGACCCAGGAGCCGGACCTGCTCTTCCATGGTCAGATGATCGAGCGGATCGGTCCGCGGAGCTACCGGATCACCAAGGGCGCGTTCACGAGCTGTCTCCAGCCGACGCCGCGATGGCAGCTCGTCGCGACGTCGCTGACCCTCAACCTCGACAGCTACGCCTGGATCCTGCACCCGGTGCTCAAGGTGAAGGGCGTGCCGGTGTTCTACATGCCGGGCCTGCTCTACCCGATCCAGGAGGACGGCCGCGCCACCGGATTCCTCATGCCGACGTTCGGGGCCTCGACCTACCAGGGATCGAGCTTCAGCAACGCCTTCTTCTGGGCGATCGACCGGAGCCAGGACGCGACGTTCTATCACGACTGGTTCACGCAGCACGGCGGCGACGGGCGCGGCGCCGAGTACCGCTACACGAGGGGCGGTGGGTCGCAGGGCGACTTTCGAATGTATCGCCTCAACGAGCCGGAAGCCGATATCGCGTCCCGCGGCCGGACGCGCACACGTCCGGAGCGGCGGAGCTACGAGTTCAGGGGAAACGCGCGTCACGGGCTTCCGGGCGACTGGACCGCGCGGGCCCAGGTGGACTATTTCACCGACATCACCGTCCGCCAGACCTATCACACGAACGTCTTCGACGCCTCGAACTCACGGCGCACCGCGTCGGGCAACGTCAGCGGGCCGGTAGGGGAATACGAGCTGAGCGGCACCTACGACCTCAACGAGACCTTCTTCGGCGGCACCGACTCGGCGCTCAACGGCGCCGGTCCGCGCATCGGGTTCGGCCGCGGCAAGACCGAGCTCTTCGGAACCCCGATGTACGTTTCCTTCGACGCCGAGTACGCCCGTCTGCTCAGACAGTCTCGCCGGGTGCGGAACGAGGTGGCCCAGGAGGTCGATTCCGGACTCAGCCGCTTCGATCTGTACCCCGTGCTGCAGATTCCCTTCAACCGCTGGCCGTTCCTGAAGATCGACTCCACTGCGGCCTGGCGAGCCACCTACTGGGACGAGAGCCTCGTCGACATGCCCGAAACCGCCGCCTCGACAGGCGGCAGGGAACAGGTCGCGGTCGGCGTGGGCCGTCAGTTCTACGAGCTGTCGACGCGCGCGACCGGTCCCTCGTTCGTCAAGATATGGGACACGCCGGACAGCGGGTACTCCGAACGGATGAAGCACCTCATCGAGCCGTGGACGGGCATCTCGCGCGTCAGCGCCATCGACGACTTCGATCGCATCGTCCGCATCGAGGGCATCGATTCCATCGTCGGCAACGTCTGGCGGGTCGAGTACGGGCTCGACACCCGCCTCTACGCCAGGGTCTTCGAGGGCGGGCCGGAATCGGTCGCGAGGGAGATCCTCTCCGCGTCCGTGACCCAGAGCTACTACACCGACGAGAACGCCGCGCAATACGACCGCAGCTTCCGGACGAGCTTCAGCGGTACGCCGCCGAGCAACTTTTCGCCGATGTCGGTGATCGTGCGCGCCGAGCCCACGCGCGAGATCGGCGGCACGTTGCGCATGGAGTTCGACCCGGACTTCGCACGCCGCGCTTACGTGCCTCTGTTGCGCGCCGGAGCGATGCGGACCATTTCCGCGGAGGGAAGCTACGAGGTCGGCGGCTGGCTCTCGACGAACGGAGGTTGGAGCCAGCGCCGCTTCATCGAAGGCCTCCCCGGATTCGACAACCCTGCCCGACTGGACAACTACATCAACTCCTCGACGTCGTTCCGCACGTCGGACAACGGGTTCGGCGGCCTGTACAACTTCAATTACGACATCCGGCGCGGGCGGTTCCTGGCCCAGATGATCCGCCTCTACTACAACGCACAGTGCTGCGGCCTGCGCGTGGACTACCAGGTGTTCAACTTCGAGGGACTCGGAAGCCGGGCACTCGTCGAGCGGGACCGGCGCGTCACCGTGTCGTTCACGCTGGCCGGCCTGGGAACGTTCACCAACAACTTCGGCGGCACCGGAGGCCGCTACCGGTAG
- a CDS encoding NAD-dependent epimerase/dehydratase family protein: MTQRVLVTGAAGFVGSHLVALLGAEQPAPHVVGWRRPNPDGDKARRPASDSPARRSLRAVDVLDADAVHRAVEELEPDQVYHCAGAAAVAGSWNARVSTLRTNVIGTEHLLAAIERAAPSARVLIPGSALVYRPGRGALAEDADIGPASPYGLSKLAQEMLAARYAAEGLGVIRTRSFTHIGPGQNPSYAASSFARQIARVEAGLAEPALRVGDLDPRRDLLDVRDTVRAYRDLMERGTPGAVYNVCSGTAHPMREVLDRLVSLTAIPIEVRVDPARLRPSDYPVLCGDRTRITADVGWAPRIPLSETLRDLLDHWRAAVG, translated from the coding sequence ATGACTCAGCGCGTGCTGGTGACCGGGGCGGCCGGCTTCGTCGGCAGCCATCTCGTCGCGTTGCTCGGCGCCGAACAGCCGGCGCCGCACGTGGTCGGTTGGCGGCGCCCGAACCCGGACGGCGACAAGGCGCGGCGCCCCGCTTCGGACAGTCCGGCGCGGCGCTCCCTCAGGGCGGTCGACGTCCTCGATGCCGACGCCGTGCACCGCGCCGTCGAAGAGCTGGAGCCCGACCAGGTCTACCACTGCGCCGGAGCCGCCGCCGTTGCCGGGTCCTGGAACGCCCGTGTCTCGACGCTGCGGACCAACGTCATCGGAACCGAGCATCTGCTCGCGGCGATCGAACGCGCCGCTCCGTCGGCCCGGGTCCTCATCCCCGGCTCGGCGCTCGTCTATCGCCCGGGGCGCGGCGCGCTCGCCGAGGACGCGGACATCGGTCCCGCGAGCCCCTACGGCCTGAGCAAGCTGGCGCAGGAGATGCTGGCCGCACGCTACGCCGCCGAAGGCCTCGGCGTCATTCGGACACGCTCCTTCACGCATATCGGCCCCGGCCAGAACCCGTCGTACGCCGCCTCGAGCTTCGCGCGACAGATCGCGCGCGTCGAAGCCGGCCTCGCAGAACCCGCCTTGCGGGTAGGGGACCTGGACCCTCGACGCGATCTGCTCGACGTTCGCGACACGGTCCGCGCCTACCGTGACCTCATGGAGCGCGGCACGCCGGGCGCCGTCTACAACGTCTGCTCGGGCACTGCTCACCCCATGCGCGAGGTTCTCGATAGGCTCGTCTCCCTGACGGCCATCCCGATCGAAGTGCGCGTCGACCCCGCACGGCTTCGCCCGAGCGACTACCCGGTACTCTGCGGCGACCGCACGCGAATCACGGCGGACGTCGGCTGGGCGCCGCGGATTCCCCTGTCCGAGACCCTCCGCGACCTCCTGGACCACTGGCGCGCCGCGGTCGGCTGA
- a CDS encoding radical SAM protein: MMNQPRLFELAGRPTTRAVARAVREAGVGGLPDGVRRGDNTVYQEIVCRSALNRVEGMPFRWTLNPYRGCTHGCHYCFARRYQSQLELDAGDDFSSVVLVKSNFPDVLARELSRRPLDGQMVALGTATDPYQPIEGRHRLTRRTLSVLIPHATPVGLITKGTLVVRDTDLLVELSRRTRCTVTFSLPTVDVDAWRSLEPGTAHPLQRLRALRRLRDAGVDAGVLMAPIVPGISSKPAGIERTLKAIADSGASHVGALLLHLEGDTRRHFLRFLSREYPQLVAGYGRLYAGKHASASYATRFRTVMGALMAKYGLESKDRPGPEQRTSRPSISDRSRPHQYGLGFPESLRPFPAARGYAAPSAGGC, encoded by the coding sequence ATGATGAACCAGCCGAGACTCTTCGAGCTCGCGGGGCGACCGACGACGCGGGCGGTGGCCCGCGCCGTCCGCGAGGCCGGGGTCGGCGGCCTCCCCGACGGCGTGCGCCGGGGGGACAACACCGTCTACCAGGAGATCGTCTGCCGCTCGGCCCTCAACCGGGTGGAGGGCATGCCGTTCCGCTGGACGCTCAACCCGTACCGCGGATGCACGCACGGCTGCCACTATTGTTTCGCCCGCCGCTACCAGTCGCAGTTGGAGCTCGACGCGGGCGACGACTTCTCCTCGGTGGTGCTCGTCAAGAGCAATTTTCCGGACGTGCTGGCGCGCGAGTTGTCCAGACGGCCGCTCGACGGCCAGATGGTCGCCCTCGGCACCGCCACCGATCCTTATCAGCCCATAGAAGGCCGGCACCGGCTCACGCGAAGAACCCTGTCGGTCCTGATCCCCCACGCGACGCCGGTCGGACTGATCACGAAGGGAACGCTGGTCGTGCGCGACACCGACCTGTTGGTGGAGCTGTCGCGCCGCACTCGCTGCACCGTGACGTTCAGCCTCCCGACGGTGGACGTCGACGCCTGGCGGTCTCTCGAGCCGGGCACGGCGCATCCGCTACAACGACTCCGCGCCCTGCGCCGGCTGCGCGACGCGGGAGTCGACGCCGGCGTGCTGATGGCGCCGATCGTCCCCGGCATCAGCTCGAAGCCGGCCGGAATCGAGCGGACGCTGAAGGCGATCGCAGACAGCGGCGCGAGCCATGTCGGTGCGCTCCTGCTGCATCTGGAGGGGGACACGCGCCGGCACTTTCTCCGGTTCCTCTCGCGCGAATACCCGCAACTCGTCGCGGGGTACGGCCGCCTCTACGCCGGCAAGCACGCGTCGGCGTCCTACGCGACGCGCTTCCGGACCGTCATGGGAGCCCTGATGGCGAAGTACGGGCTGGAGAGTAAAGACCGGCCGGGTCCCGAGCAGCGCACCTCCCGCCCATCGATCTCCGACCGGAGCCGGCCGCACCAGTACGGCCTCGGTTTCCCGGAATCCCTCAGACCGTTCCCAGCAGCGCGCGGATACGCTGCTCCGTCGGCGGGTGGGTGCTGA
- a CDS encoding zinc metalloprotease HtpX: protein MGNTVKTVLLLGLLSGLLLALGEWLGGSSGLMFAFVIAVAMNFGSYWFSDRIVLRMYRAEPVGPEHPLYRITARLAQSANLPMPKVYVIPDDSPNAFATGRNPRHAAVAATTGLLRFLDEPEIEGVIAHELAHVKHRDILISSIAATVAATIMMVARMAQFAAIFGGFGRDDEEGSNPLALLATIIVAPLAAMLIQAAISRSREFAADRGAVAIAGNPYGLAGALKKIDAAQQRIPLDANPATAHMFIMMPLSGRGIMSLFSTHPPTEQRIRALLGTV, encoded by the coding sequence ATGGGAAACACCGTCAAGACCGTTCTGCTGCTCGGTCTGCTCAGCGGCCTGCTGCTCGCGCTCGGCGAGTGGTTGGGCGGCTCGAGCGGCTTGATGTTCGCTTTCGTCATCGCCGTGGCGATGAACTTCGGCTCGTACTGGTTCTCCGACCGGATCGTGCTCAGGATGTACCGCGCGGAGCCGGTCGGTCCGGAGCACCCGCTGTATCGGATCACGGCGCGCCTGGCGCAGAGCGCCAACCTGCCGATGCCGAAGGTCTACGTCATCCCGGACGACTCTCCCAACGCGTTCGCCACCGGGCGGAATCCGCGGCACGCGGCGGTGGCGGCGACCACGGGATTGCTCCGGTTTCTCGACGAGCCGGAGATCGAGGGGGTGATCGCGCACGAGCTCGCTCACGTGAAGCACCGCGACATACTGATCAGCTCGATTGCCGCCACCGTGGCCGCCACGATCATGATGGTGGCTCGCATGGCCCAGTTCGCCGCGATTTTCGGCGGGTTCGGGCGAGATGACGAGGAGGGCTCCAATCCGCTTGCCCTGCTGGCGACGATCATCGTCGCGCCGCTCGCCGCGATGCTGATCCAGGCGGCGATTTCCCGTTCCCGGGAGTTCGCGGCCGACCGGGGCGCGGTCGCCATCGCCGGCAATCCCTACGGTCTGGCCGGCGCGCTGAAGAAGATCGACGCGGCCCAGCAGCGGATTCCGCTCGACGCGAATCCGGCTACGGCGCACATGTTCATCATGATGCCGCTGTCGGGCCGCGGCATCATGTCGCTCTTCAGCACCCACCCGCCGACGGAGCAGCGTATCCGCGCGCTGCTGGGAACGGTCTGA